The genomic region GCTATCACGATCGGCAGGCACTCAAGGTCAGCCAGAAAAGGCTGGGCGCGTTGCGTTCCATCCGCCACGAGGCGGTGGACCGGCTGCACCGTGGGCTGCCCATCCGGGGGCTGCGCATCGACCTGACCGTCGATTCCCAAGGCTTCGTCGGCCAGGGCGACCTGTTTCTGTTCGCCTCTGTCATCAATCAGTTCTTTGCACTCTATGCCAACCTCAATTCGTATCACGAGTTGCGGGTCCTCAGCACACAAGGAGACGTGTATCTATGGCCATCCCGGACGGGCCAGCAACCCCTGCTCTGACCCGGCTTTGCCGTGTTATCCGCGAGTACACGCTGTTCCAGGCGGTCTTGCAGGTGACCGAACGGTTGCGCGAAGCGCATCCGCTGCTGGACGAAGATGCGTTGTACGACCAACTGGAATTCCAGGCCAACCCGAGCCTGGGGTTTGCAGCACATGATATTGACCGGGTGGAGTTCTTCATGGACCACGGGGGTTTGCGTGCCCGCCTGCGCCTCAACGTGCTGGGGCTATTTGGTGCAGGGTCACCACTGCCGGCGTTTTATGTTGAGCAGGCGCTTGCCGAACAGCCAGGAGGTAATCCTACCCGCGACTTCCTGGATATGTTTCACCACCGCCTGCACCGTCTGATGCTGCCGATCTGGCGTAAGTATCGCTATTGGGCGTGTTTCCAGACGGGTGCCAACGATGCGTTCTCCGCACAGATGTTTGCGCTGATCGGCCTGGGCGGCGACGCGATACGACGGGCATCCCAACTGGACTGCAAACGCCTGCTGCCTTACCTGGGGCTGTTGAGCCTGCGGGCGCGCTCGGCTGCTGTGATCGAGTCCGTGCTGCGCCACTACTTCAAGCACGACGCGTTGTTTATCGAGCAATGGGTCGAGCGCAGGGTTGATATCAACCCTGTGCAGCGCAACGGCCTGGGTCGCGCCAACTGCGCACTCGGTGAGGATCTGGTCCTGGGGCAGCAGGTTGCGGACCGCTGCGGCAAGTTCAGGGTGCAGTTGCAAGCGCTGGGCTGGCAACGGTTTCACGACTTCCTGCCGACAGGAAAGGCCCATCAGCCGCTGTGTGCACTGGTGCGCCTGGCTACTGGCAGTCCTTTGGACTATGACCTGCGCCTGGTGATGGCGCGCAGCGAAATCAAGGCGCTGCACATTGGCCAGGACAACGTTTGCCGCCTGGGTTGGACCAGTTGGCTGGAACATGAGCGAGCCGATGGCGTGGTGACGCTCGCCGGCAATCTTTATTAGGAACTGATGACCATGCTTAATGAAGACGTGCAAGTGCTGATCGGCACGTGTGCATTCACTGTCGATGCGCTGTCCGCCTGCTTCACCCGCCTGGGGTTTGAACATGATGAACACGTGCTGCCTGGGAAATGCGTTGCGGACGTCGCGCAACTGACCCAGTGCGAGCTCAGCCAGTTGTATCTGTTCGATGAAACGACGGATCGACTGGAGCTTGTCGCCCAACATTTTCCCGACGGCCCTTCACTGGACTCGGCAGGCTCGCACGCCGACCTGCGCAATCAACAACTGCTGCACTACACCTTGAACCAGCGCGCCGCCCTCAGCCTCGATGAGGTACAAGGCAGTTGCTATGACACCCGCTTCCTGCCTGTGTCGCCGGCACCGTGGCGTGCACTACTGAGCGTGCCGCTGTTCAGTGGGTCTGAACGGCTTACCGGCGTGTTGTTGTGTGCCAGTCAACGTCCGATCCAGTTACACAGCTATGCAAAATCCCTGGGCCAACTGGGCAGTTTTGCCGTGCACCGGCTGCACGTGCTGCGCGGCAGGCACACCAGGGTTGGCGCGCCGCCGAGGCAGGCTATGCCGTTGGCCGGGGCATATGGCTTGATCGGCAACAGTGCAGCCATGGCGCAGACGCGCCAGTTGATCAGCAAAGTACTGCGTACCCCTTACACCGTCCTGCTGTTCGGCGAGACCGGCACCGGCAAGGAGGTGGTGGCCCGGGCCATTCACGCAGCTGGCCCGCGCAGTGCCAAGGCCTTCGTCGTGCAGAACTGCGCGGCATTTGCCGAAGGGTTGCTGGAGAGTGAGCTGTTCGGCTATCGCAAAGGCGCGTTTACCGGTGCGGACCGCAATCATGCTGGGCTGTTTGACGCTGCCGACGGCGGTACGTTGCTGCTTGATGAAATCGGTGACATGCCGCTGCTATTGCAAGCCAAGTTGTTGCGGGTTCTGCAGGAAGGCGAGATTCGTCCGCTGGGCGCCAGTGCCGCGCACAAGGTCGATGTGCGCATCATCGCCGCGACTCATCGCGACCTGGCGGCCATGGTCGCCGAGGGGCGCTTTCGCGAGGACCTGTATTACCGGCTTGCGCAGTTCCCCCTCCAATTGCCCGCTCTGCGTGAGCGCGACGGCGATGTGCTGCAACTGGCCCGGCATTTCACCGACCAGGCCTGCGCGCAGTTGGGCAGGACGCCGGTTGAGTGGTCGAACGCTGCCCTCGATCAGCTGTCGAGCCACAACTTTCCCGGCAATGTGCGCGAGCTCAAATGCCTGGTCGAACGCGCCGTGCTGCTGTGTGACGACAATCTGATTCTACCGGTGCACCTGTCGATGCCACTGGCGCCGGCACCGACTGCTGACGACGTGACGCTACGCCAGCGTATGGAACGGGTAGAGCGGGTATTTCTGCTCGATTGCCTGCACAAGAACCAGGGCAACCGCACCCGTACCGCACGGGAGTTGGGGGTTGCGCGACGCACGCTGCTCTACCGGCTGGCGCGCTTGAATATTCCCGTTGGCAAGGCCAGGGAAGAGCGCTGAATGGCGTACTTGATGTTCACTGAGGGAGAAACCTGATGCCTGATCGTTCGTGGCAAGCCGTCTTGCTGGTGTTGTGTTTGTTGGGCGGCTGCAACGCCAACACCGTCTTTGACGATGCCGAGTATCGTCCTTTGGGCGACCCGCAGGCGGTCACCCGTGGCCGATGAATAGAGGGAGCCAAAGGATGCAACTGGTGTTTGAGGCCTGTGCGGTCGAGGGTGCGCAAAACGTAGCCCCGGCCCGCAAAGTATTTGACGGTAGAGGCGGTGTGATCGGCCGCGGCTCCGGGTGTGACTGGGTAATACCCGATCCGAGCCGCGTGCTCTCCAGCCATCACGGCTTGGTCGGCTATCGTGAAGGCCGCTATTTCCTGACAGATATCAGCCGCAATGGGACCGGGGTATCGGGCAGTGCCGAACGCCTGCGCAAAGGGCAGGCGCGCTTGATCAGTGATGGCGATGTATTTGACCTTGGGCCAGTGACGATACGGGCGCAATTGCTGGAAGCGCCGCGCCACGGCAGCGAGCAGCGCGTTATCACGGGGGTGCCGATTCCAGATGATGCGTTCCTGTCTTTGGATCCTCTGCATGTGCTGGACCATGAGCACCCGCGACAAGCCCGCTCGGAGGACCTGGAGGCATTGAGCGAGATAGTCGATGAACCCGGCACGTGGGTTGACAGCCAGG from Pseudomonas synxantha harbors:
- the tssG gene encoding type VI secretion system baseplate subunit TssG, which codes for MAIPDGPATPALTRLCRVIREYTLFQAVLQVTERLREAHPLLDEDALYDQLEFQANPSLGFAAHDIDRVEFFMDHGGLRARLRLNVLGLFGAGSPLPAFYVEQALAEQPGGNPTRDFLDMFHHRLHRLMLPIWRKYRYWACFQTGANDAFSAQMFALIGLGGDAIRRASQLDCKRLLPYLGLLSLRARSAAVIESVLRHYFKHDALFIEQWVERRVDINPVQRNGLGRANCALGEDLVLGQQVADRCGKFRVQLQALGWQRFHDFLPTGKAHQPLCALVRLATGSPLDYDLRLVMARSEIKALHIGQDNVCRLGWTSWLEHERADGVVTLAGNLY
- a CDS encoding sigma-54 interaction domain-containing protein — its product is MLNEDVQVLIGTCAFTVDALSACFTRLGFEHDEHVLPGKCVADVAQLTQCELSQLYLFDETTDRLELVAQHFPDGPSLDSAGSHADLRNQQLLHYTLNQRAALSLDEVQGSCYDTRFLPVSPAPWRALLSVPLFSGSERLTGVLLCASQRPIQLHSYAKSLGQLGSFAVHRLHVLRGRHTRVGAPPRQAMPLAGAYGLIGNSAAMAQTRQLISKVLRTPYTVLLFGETGTGKEVVARAIHAAGPRSAKAFVVQNCAAFAEGLLESELFGYRKGAFTGADRNHAGLFDAADGGTLLLDEIGDMPLLLQAKLLRVLQEGEIRPLGASAAHKVDVRIIAATHRDLAAMVAEGRFREDLYYRLAQFPLQLPALRERDGDVLQLARHFTDQACAQLGRTPVEWSNAALDQLSSHNFPGNVRELKCLVERAVLLCDDNLILPVHLSMPLAPAPTADDVTLRQRMERVERVFLLDCLHKNQGNRTRTARELGVARRTLLYRLARLNIPVGKAREER